The following is a genomic window from Chitinophaga caseinilytica.
CGGAAACCTGCCGCAGCCAGCTGTTGAGGATGCCCGTTCCGTTGAGGCACATCAGTACGCCGTTGCGGACTTCTTCCTCCGAATTATTGACATGCATAAAGGTATTGACACGGCTTTGCGCGTCGAACGCAGGCTGGTCGTGCACGGCGTACACCACGCCCGAGGTACCCGCTGTTGTGGCGGCTTCTCCGGGCTGGAGCACATTGAGGGAAAATGCGTTGTTGGGCTGATCGCCGGCGCGATAGGTCACGGGTGTGCCTTCCTGCAGGCCGAGCAATTCCGCCGCCGCCTTCGACACGCGGCCCTGTTCGCCGAATGTGGGCACCACGGGCGCGAGGAGCGACGCATCGATATCATATAATTCCAGCAACCGGCCAGATACTTTCCTTTCCTTGAAATCCCAGAAAATACCTTCCGAAAGCCCGGAGTTGGTAGTGGCAGGAACGCCGGTGAGGCGCATGGCGATGAAATCGCCCGGCAGCATGATGTGCCGGATTTTCGCATATAGTTCCGGCTCATTTTGCCGGACCCATCGGAGCTTGGAGGCCGTGAAATTGCCCGGCGAATTGAGGAGATGCGGCAGCGTATAGTCGTGACCGAGTTGCTGCGCGGCTTCGTCGCCGGTTTGTACGGCGCGGCTATCGCACCAAATTATCGATGGACGTAAAACTTCCAGCTTTTCATCCACACACACCAGCCCGTGCATCTGGTAAGCGATGCCGATCCCTTTCACGGCCGAAGCGTCGAAAGGGAATTGTTGTTGCAGGCGGCGGGTGGCTTTTTGGACTTCCTCCCACCACATTTCCGGGTCTTGCTCCGCGAATCCCGGTTTGGGAACGCGGATGCGCAGCTCTTCGTCGGAGCCGGTGGCAGAAGCAAGGCAGCGCCCGCTCTCAACGTCGAGCAGGGCTGCCTTGATGGAAGAAGATCCGATATCGTAACCTAGTAAAAATGACATGATCGTAGACGTGGTAAAAAGATGCTATCGAAAAAAAACTACCAGAAAATGGTGTAAAGTGCTGTCAGGATACCGCAAATGATGATGGCGCCCACGGCGAAGCCTGGAGCCAGTTTGAACATGCCGGTATCGATCTGGAGCGCTTTCGGATTGTCTTTGCTTTTCGGGTCCATGAGGCTGATGATCACCATCAGCGCCACGATGATCACAAACACCCAGCCCATGCGGTTGATGAACGGCAGGTCGGGGAAGATGAGCATGAGGGCTACAGACAGCGGAATGGCCAGCGCGGCGCCAACCAGTGCGGCGGCCGAGGTGGTGCGTTTCCAGAAGAAGCCCATGATGAAAATGGCGAACACGCCCGGAGAAATGAAGCCGGTGTATTCCTGGATGAACTGGAACGCCTGGTCGAGGTTCCCCAGTGCAGGCGCTACCAACGCGGCGATGATGCAGGAAACTACGATGGCGATGCGGCCTACGTTCACCTGTTCGGCGTCTGTGGCTTCTTTCTTGAAGTGTTTCTTGTAAATATCCAGCGTGAAAATGGTGGCGATGCTGTTGGCCTTTCCGGCGAGGGAAGCCACGATGGCGGCGGTGAGCGCGGCGAACGACAAGCCTTTCAATCCGGCGGGGAGCAGATTGAGGAGGATGGGATACGCGCGGTCGGGTTTTACCTGTTTCACACCGTCTACCACGCCCTGCATTTCATCGGCGAACATGCCGTTTTTCCACAGTACGTAGGTGGCGATGCCGGGCAGTACAACGATGATGGGCATGAGCAGTTTGAGGAAACCGGCGAAGAGGAGACCGTTGCGCGCGGTTTTAAGATCGGCGCCCAGTGCGCGTTGCGTGATGTATTGGTTGCAGCCCCAGTAATTGAGGTTCACGATCCACATCCCGCCGATGAGCACGGCCAGGCCGGGCAGTTCTTTATAGTTGGCGTTGCTCTTGTCGAAGATCATGTGGAAATGTTCGGGGGCTTTTTGCCGGAGGAGCCCAAGCCCGTCCCACATGCCATTCATCGTATTGGCAGCCGCTCCGGTAGACCCGCCGAAATGGTGGGACACCAGGTTCAGCGCCAGGTAAGTGGTGGCCAGCCCGCCGAGGATCAGGAAGAAAACCTGGATCACGTCCGTGAACCCGATCACCTTCATCCCACCCAGGGTGATGATGATGGCAAACACCGCAAGGCCGATCATGCAGGCCGTGAAACTAAAGCCAGAGATCGTGGAAACCGCCAGCGCACCCAGGTAGAGGATGGAGGTGAGGTTCACGAAAACGTACAGCAGCAGCCAGAAAACCGCCATGATGGTGGCCACCGTTCCGTTGTAGCGTTGACTCAGGAACTGCGGCATGGTGTAAATCTTGTTCTTCAGATAAATGGGCAAAAAGAAGATCGCGACCACGAGCAAGGTGGCGGCCGCCATCCATTCATAGGTGGAAATGGCCAGGCCCATCTTGAAGCCGGAACCGCTCATGCCGATGAATTGCTCCGCGGAAATGTTAGACGCGATGAGCGATGCGCCGATGGCCCACCAGGTGAGGGAACCTTCGGCGAGGAAAAAATCTTTCGTGTCGGCGCTGGCCTTTCTTTTCCTGTTGTAAATGTAATAACCGTATCCGGCTACGATCACGAAGTAAATCGCGAACACGATGTAGTCGGATGTTACAAGTTGATGGTTCATATTAGTATCAGTATAACGTGAAGTGGATTAGTGTGTCAAGATAACAACAAATTTTTAATTGTTAAATCTACAGTTAAAAAAATGGGCAAAAAAAGGCCGGGCGTAGTAACGCCCGGCTTAAATAGTTCATTATCAGAATATTACTTCTTTATTGCTGCCATTTCGGATGTTGTGCGATATTCTCGTTAGCGAAGATTTCCGCCTGCGGAATGGGCAGCCAGTATTCCCGGTCGTCTTGCGTCAGATTTACGGCATCCTGTGCCAGGGCAACGTCTTTCGGGCCGCGGTTGATCTGGCGGTTATTTCTCCGCAAGTCCACATAACGGGCCGCTTCAAAAGCCAGCTCCTTGAAACGTTCCTGGATCACGGCGTCGAGCAGTGCGGCCGCGGTGGGGAAGATTTCGGGGACATAGCCGGTGATGCGTGCCGTGCGCAGCGCATTGAGGTCTGCCGCTCCGGCTACAACGTTGGGAGTGGCTTTGCGCGCATTCGCTTCTGCGCGGATCAGGTACATTTCAGCGGTACGGAACAACTTGGCGTCTGCCAGGTTTACAAGGGCCGCCTGCCCGCCCACGAATTTTATGGCCGTCCAGCGGGGCGCATCTACTGTTCCCAGGTTTCTGAAATAGTTCGCGAAGCGGATATCGTTTACCGGATCGAACGACTCCATCAATTTAAACGAAGGCGCCCAGATGATGCGGCCGGTATTGTCGCGGTAGTTGACGCCAAGACGTTCCTCGCCGTTATCGCGTTTCAGTTTCCAGATCACTTCGGCGGTGGAAAGGTCTGTCCAGATATTGGGGAAAGCGGCAGCGGAAGCCAGCGGGCGGGCATCGATCACCTGGGTGGCGAAGTTGATGGCCGCATCATAGTTCTTTTGCAGCAGGGAAGCGCGGGCCTGGATGGCCGTTACGATCAGCGGATCGATGCGCTGGCGGTTCGTTACGACGTAGTTGGCCGGGAAAAGGCCTTTTGCGGCAACCAGGTCTGCATTGATCTGCTGGTAAACTTTCGACACCGCGTCGCGGGGAGGTTTGCTCAGTTTGGACTCGGTCATGACCGGTACGCCGGGCGATGCCGGTTCATAGTCCACGCTGTAATAGCTCAGCAGTTCCAGGTGACTGAACGCACGGAGGGCCAGCAGCTCGGCCTTCAGCCGGTTGCGGGTGACCAGCTCCTCGCCTGTGGCGGGAACCTGATCGATGACGGCGAGCACGCGATTGGCGCGGTCGATCACGTCGTAATATGCGCCCCATGCGGCGGCGGGCTCAGCAGAAGTGCCCGGGTCGTACTGCCAGCGCCAGGGGATCACGCCGCGGCCGGTATTGTTCTCACGCGGCATGGTAGCCTCGTCTGTGAGCAATGTGGTGATGTATTGCGTGGCGCCGTAGTTAAGGCCGGCGTAAACGCCCAATACACCGGTATTCAGCGCGGTTACGTTATTGAATGCGCCTTGCTGCGGAACGCGGTCCTGGGGTTTGATCCCGAGATCACCCAGGCAGCCCGTGCCCAGTAAAGCGACAGCGAGCAAAATATATGCGAGTTGATATGTTCTTCTTTTCATGATGTAAGTGCTTGAGATCAGAAATTCAGTCGGAGACCGGCGGTGTACGTACGTGCGGCCGGATATTCAAACAGGCTGATGTTGTTATTGTCTTCCGGGTCGAAACCTTTCCAGCTGGTGATGGTCAGGATATTCTGCGCCTGAACGTATACCTGTATCTTGCTGAAAATCCGGGTGCGCTCCAGCAGGCTGGCGGGCAGATCGTAAGACATGTTCAGGTTACGGAACCGCAGGTAGGAAGCGTCCTGGATATCTTTGGAATTGAAGCGGCGCGGATCGGAAGTGGAGGGAACGTCGGTGATATCGCCCGGTTTCCGCCAGCGGCGCAGCCAGTCTGTACCCTGGTTGGACGTAGCGAACGAGGGGTTGACGTTGAAGAAGTCTTCGTTGTTGAAGCGTTTGAAGCCCTGTGCGAAGGAGAACAGCGCCTCTACAGACAGCCCTTTCCAGCGGGCGCCCAGGTGGAAGCCTCCGGTAAACGGCGGGTTGAAGGTACCGAATTCGGCCACGCTCATCGTAGAAGCATTATACTGGGCATTCGGCACGATCTTGCCTTCGCGGTCGTAATACTGGCTGCGACCGGTTTCCGGATTCACGCCAGCCCATTTCACCATGTAGTGCGAACCCAGCGGCAGGCCTACGCGGATGATGGAAGTGCCCTGCTCAAATTCGTTCACCGCACCCAGGTTGGTCACTTCATTCTTGTTATAGTTGAAGTTGGCGCCTGCATACAGCGTGAAGTTGCGGGTGCGTACGATATCGCCGCTCAGGTCTACATCGATACCGCGGTTGCGAACGCTGCCGGCATTGATGCGGCGAACGGAGAAACCGGTGGTACGGGAAAGCTGTTCGTCCACGAACAGGTTATCGGTTACCCTGTTGTACCAGTCGAACGACAGGCTGATCCGTTTTTTGAACGCGCTCACATCAAAGCCCACGTTAAACTGCTTGGTGTATTCCCAATCGTAATTCGGATTGCCGATGGCGGCGGGCACTACGCCGGCGGCGCCTGCATACCGGGTGGGCGAATAGGTAGCCATGTACCCGAATGCGCCGGTGCTGGTGAACGCGAACGGTGTCGCGGAAACGCCGTAGCTGGCGCGCAGGCGGAGCACATCCAGTTTTTCGGTAGCGTTGAACATGAAATCTTCTTTCAACACGTCCCAGCCAGCACCTACCGACCAGAAGTTATGCCAGCGGTTATCTTTCGGAACGGTGGAAGAACCATCGCGGCGGAAGGCCAGGTTCAGCGTATACTTGTCGGCGTAGCTGTAACGCCCCATAAAGATGAAAGATGCAAGCCCCGTCCCGAACTTGCCGCCACCCAATACCGGGATGAAACCATTGGTGGAATTGCCCGGCGTGATACCGGCGGGCGTTTCGGGGAAGAGGCCGTTGATGCCGTAGCCGGTCATGGTGGAGTTGGAAGATTTGGTACGGATGAATTCGTAGATCAGCGACGCTTCATAATCGTGCTTGTTTTTATTCTCATGGAAGGTAAGCCCGTAGTTGCCCGTGAACTGCCAGTATTTATCAAAACCTTGTTGATAGGAGCCCTGGCGGCCGGTTTGCTGGCTTCCGGTGTAGGAGTCGGGGTTGATGTAGCGCGACAGGTCGTGCTGGCGGTAATCCATACCCATGGTGGTACGGGCATAGAGATTCTTCAGCAGGTCGTACCGCAGGTTCATGCTCAGCGTTCCCTTGAGCTTATTGGTCTGGTTCGTGGTATTGAGCGTACGCTCCAGTGCATCCGATCCCTCGCGCAAATCGTATACACCGCCAAACCGGTCAGCGTTCCCGGAATGTACCAGCACGCCGTTGATATAGGGCGCTTCATACGGCAGGCCATAATATGCCGCCGCGAAGGTATTTACGACCGAAGAGGAGTTTTCATTTTCGATGCCGCTGACTTCGGAATAGCCGACCGCAGCGTTTACAGCGCCGGTGAAACGGTCGCCCTTAAAGTCTACGTTGGAGCGGAAGCTGTAGCGCGTCAATCCGGAACGGAGCGCGATACCTTCCTGGTTGAAGTAATTGAGGGATGTATAGAACCGGGTGTTTTCGTTCCCGCCGGAAAGGTTTACTTCGTGTTCCTGGAATTTCGCACGGTCGCGCAGGAAGATCTTGGACCAGTCGGTATTGATATTCCGGAGACTGTCCAGAATTTTCGCTCTTACTGCTTTGTCGGGCTCGGACGAGGCATCGTTTTTCGGGGAGAACTCCCATCCTACCCCAAATTCTTCTTCCTCTTCGAATTGGAGGCGCTGGTCGATATTCATGATATCGAATTTCGGGCGGGTGCGCTCCGACCATCCGTACTGCGTTTTGGCGCCGAGGCGGAGTTTGCCGGCCTTACCGCGGCGGGTGGTGATAACGATCACGCCGTTTGCCCCGCGGGAACCGTAGAGCGCGGTGGCCGTCGCATCCTTGTATACGTTCACCGTTTCGAAGTCGGCCGCGTTCAATGTCGCGAACTCACCGCCTTCCAGGGCAATACCGTCGATAATGTACAACGGCGCGGTGGTGCCGCTGATCGAGCCCGGGCCGCGGATCACTACGCGGTTGGCCGTGCCCGGCTGGCCGCTGCCCGAAGTACTGTACAGGCCTGCAACACGGCCCTGCAGCATCTGGTCGAACGTGGCAGCGGGCACATCCTTGAGCTTTTCGCCGGAAACGGTCCCAACGGAACCAGTGAACTTGCTGCGTTGCGTAGCGCCGTATCCGCTCACCACATATTCGCTCAGCTGCTTTTCATCTGCGCTCAGCGTCATATTGATCGTGGACTGGTTGCCGATAGCCACTTCGCGGGGCGTGTACCCCACAAACGAAAACACCAGCGTGCCGTTGGCCGGTGCAGTCAACTGGTAATCGCCATCGGAATTCGTAACGGTACCCCGCGATGTACCTTTAATGGTTACGGTTACTCCGGGAAGAGGGGTTCCACCAAGACCATCGGTGACTCTGCCGGAAATGGAACGGTCTTGCGCGATGGCCGGTATACACGCCATCATCGCAAGCCATAGGGAAAGGACTTGCTTCATAATCATTCGCATTTAGATTTTGACTTTGTTAGTACATAGGGCTACATGCAGGGTGTACGGGACATACGGGTTACTCACCTTTCCTGAAGCTGAGGAGAAGAAAGGTAAAATACTGCCACGGATGAAAAGTGCGTACAATTCTTACATGCGCTGAATTAAAAAATTGGTAAAAGTGTAAAAATTGGATGAAATCTGGCTTTGCTCACAGGAGACCACATTTTGGTTAATCACAATGCTAGGCTACAAATAGTCGTTAGGGCATGGTCTCCCTCCTGTTACTCGATTTAGATTTGACACAAATGTAATGAATGTTCGTTCACAAGAAAAAAATTCCGTGTCATTAGATAAAAAAAGCCAGCGGGCGCTGGCTTTTTCATTTTATGCGATGCGTTACCGGTTAACCGGCTTTCGTGATCTTGAACGTCCAGGCGTGCTCGCAGGGCGTTTCCTTCGCGGTGAGTTTCGGAACGGTTACGGTGATGCCTTTCGCGGTTTTCGTCCACTTCAGATTGCCGGGCCTGCCCAGCATCTGCACCGTGGTACCGCTGGCGGGCGTAACGCCGTTGATCTCCAGTACGCCTTCCGGCATTACCGGTGCGATGGCGTACACCACATCTCCCTTGCGGGTGAAGAACAGTTCTTTGCGGGCGTATCCCGGCGCGGGGTCTACCGTTTGCTTCAGGAGCACTTCGGCGCTTACGTATCCCTGGTGCTTGGGCTGCTCGCGGCTGCCGGCGGTCCATTGCACCGGGGTTTTCCAGGCACGGGTATCATAGATCGCTTCTCCGTTCACATCCAGCCACTTCCCGATCTGCAGCAATCTTTCCTGCATGATGGGCGGGATCTTGCCGTGCCCGTCGGGCCCGATGTCGAGCAACAGATTGCCGCCGCTGCTCACGATGTCGAGCAGCAGGTAAATGAGCGACTGCGCGCTGTTGTAATCTTCGATATCCTCGTTACGGTTATATCCGAAAGAATACCCCATGCCACGGCACTCTTCCCAGGGCTTGCTGAACGTTTTCCCGACTTCGTACTCCGTCGTGAAATATCCGCCGTGATGCTGCCGGATGCCTTTGCCCCAGCGGTCGTTCACCACTACGGTACTTTTCACCGGCGATTCGTTATACAGCCAGGTGAGGAACTCGCGCGATTTCCAGAGCGTATCGGTCTGGTCCCATTCGCCGTCGGGCCACACGATATCCGGCTGGTACCGGTTCACGAGGTCTTTCAGCTGGGGGATCATGTGGGAGTCGACATACTCGTCGTATTTTTTGTTCGCGTACAGCGGGTTATACCATTCGTACAGCGAATAATAGAAGCCCATTTTCACAGGGGTCTTCTTCACCGCAGCGGTCAGATCGCCGAGCACATCGCGTTTGGAAGCCGCGTCCATGGCGTTCCATGGGCGACCGAAGGCTTTCGTCGCTTCCTTGCTGGGCCACAGCGCGAAGCCGTCGTGATGTTTGGAAGTGAGCACTACGTATTTGGCGCCCGATTTTTCGAAGAGTTTCGCCCAGGCATCGGGGTCGAAGTCTTCGGCTTTGAAAAGATCAGCGAACTGGTAATACGAAAAATCCTTTCCGTACACGCTGTTGTGATGATCAAGCACCGCGGTGGTGCCGTTTTGCCCGTTGCCGTACGTCTTGCCCGACTGCAGCCAGTGCTGGTACCATTCGGAATACACGCCCTTAGGCGCCCATGCCGGAACGGAATACACGCCCCAGTGAATGAATATCCCGAATTTCGCGTTCTCGAACCAGGCGGGGACCGGCCTGCTATCCAAAGATTCCCAGGTGGGCTTGTACTGCGCCATGGCGGTTGCCGGGAGCAGCGCCCATACCAGGAGCTTCAGCCATTTTCTCATCATATGTGGTTTTATTTTTTTCTAGAGTAACTGTTCTACCGGCACGTTCATCGTCTTCCCCCTTTCCATCGACAACGGCAGCAGATGTTGCCCGTACTTCAACACCAGGTTGCGGCCGGTGGTAGACCGCAGCGTGATGGCGGTCAACTGTCCGTCTGCCCAGGCCAGGTCCACTTCAAACCCGCCCCGCACGCAAAGCCCCGTCACTTTCCCCGTTTTCCATTGCGCGGGCAATGCGGGCAACAGTTCCACGTAGGCGCCGTGGCTTTGCACGAGTGCTTCCGCGATGCCTGCCGTGCCCCCGAAATTCCCGTCTATCTGGAACGGCGGATGGTTATCGAACAAATTGGGCAGCGTACTTTTCGACAGCAGGGCCTGCATGTGGTTGTAAACACTGTCTCCCTGCTTGAGGCGTGCGTAGAAATTGATGATCCACGCGCGGCTCCAGCCGGTATGTCCGCCGCCTTTGCCGAGCCTCCCGGTGAGGGTGCGCATCGCGCCTTCGAAGAGCGACGGTGTTTGTTCGGTGATCTCGCTGCCGGGGTACAGGCCGAACAGGTGCGAGATGTGCCGGTGGCCGGGCTCCACTTCTTCATATTCGTTGATCCATTCCAGGATGCGGCCGTCTTTGCCGGTGCGGGTAGGCGGCAATTGCCGGATGATGCTTTCCCAACGTTGGGCGTCGGCGGAATCGATACGGAGCGCATGCGCGGCGGCTACGCATTTGGAAAGGAATTCGCGGAGGATCTGGTTGTCCATCGTAGGCCCGTACGTCAGCCCTGTCGGTTTGCCGGTAACGGGGTGCACGAACTGGTTTTCGGGGGAACTGGCGGGCGATGTCACGAGGTATCCTTCCGGGCTTTTCACGAGAAAATCTTCCACGAATTCGGCATGTTCCTTCATGATGGGATATGCTTTTTCGCGGAGGAATTTATAATCGAGCGTGAAGGCGAAGTGTTCCCAGAAATGGAGGCACATCCAGCTGGCGCCCATAGGGAAAGTGCCCCACCCTACGCCGTTCTGGACACCGGTTTTGCCGAATGCGTCGGTGCAGTGATGCACTACCCATCCGCGGGCATTGTACATTTTTTTTGCGGTGATGCGGCCTTCCGGGCGGATGCGGTCCATGAAATCGAACAGGGGCGCGGTGGTCAGGGAAAGGTTGGTGACTTCCGCGGGCCAGTAGTTCATTTGCAGGTTGATGTTGGTATGGAAATCCGCGTTCCAGGGCGCGTCCAAATGCTGGTTCCAGATCCCCTGGAGGTTGGCGGGCAGCACGCCCGGCCCCCGCGAGCTGCTGAGCAGCAGGTAACGGCCGTATTGGAAATACAATTCGGTAAGGTCTGCATCTTCCCCGCCTTTCCGCACCAGGGCGAGGCGCTCGTCTGTTGGGAGGCTCGCGTTGACGGAGGTGCCGAGATCCAGGCTCACACGTTGCATGACAGGACTAAAATCCGCGATATGTTTCGATTTGATGGCGGCGTACGGCTTCGCAGCAGCGGCGGTGAGCAACCGGCGGCATTTGGCCATGGCTGCGGCTACGCCGGGATCGAGGTCCATTTTTGCGGCATTGTAGCTCGTAGCGCCCTGGATGTAGAGTGTAACGGCGCCGGCGCCCTTCACCTGAATCGTCCCGTTTTTCGCTACGGCCGTTCCGCCGGACGGTGTTACCTGCACGATGCCCGCAAAGCGCATGTGCGCACCTTCGGGGCCTTTATTCTCTTTTTCGTTTTTATCGATGATCTGCCCGTCCATCACCAGTTGCCGGCCGATGGCCGTCACCTTCGCGTCTTTGAGCTTTTGCGCCGTATCGCGCGGGTCGGGGCGGGAGATGGAAATTATAGCATTGAGGGCGCCCGGTTTGGAGGCGGAAATATGAACGGCGATGATGTTGTCGGGGTTGGATGCGATCACTTCCTGCCGGTATTCCACGCCGTTGACCGAAAAAGTGGTAAGCGCCACGCCGGTTTGCAGATCGAGGCTGCGGCGGTACCCTTCCGTTCCATCGAAACCATAATCGATGTTGACGTTCATGAGCGTCTGGTTGGAACGGAAGCTGCGGGCGGGGCGCGGCGGATTGCTGCCGTCTGTGGCGAGGAAATACTTGTCTGCCAGTGCGAACGCTTCGGCGTTTTTGTTTTCGAAGATAAGTTTCCGGATGGTGTCGAGATACTGACCGGCATTGGCGTTACCATCGTTGAATTTGACACCGGCCCAAACGCTTTCTTCGTTGACCTGGAGGATTTCTTTGCCGGTGCGGCCGTAAACCATGGCGCCAAGGCGGCCGTTCCCTACGGGCAAGGCTTCTTCCCACCGCGCGGCGGGCCTGGCGTACCAGAGTGTTTGAGGAGTCTGTTGCGCCAGGGCCGAATTCCCCAGCACCATCATGAGTACAAGGATCTTTTTCATAACCGTTAACGTTGCTTGAACAATATACTGCGCCACCGCGGCGATTACAAGCCACGGTGAATTAAACATCAATAATGGATATAATCTGTCATGCCGGAACGAGCCCCGCCAGCATGCGGCCCGCTTCGGAACCGATGGCGATGCCCATCCCTCCCATTCTCACGGCAAGGAATATACGATCAGAATGTGCCCTTATGACGGGTTGTTTCGTTCCACCGAAAGCCATAATGCCCGACCAGCGGTGTTCTACAGTTACATCGCGGCCCGGAAGGATGATGGTCCGCAGTTTCTCTTCCAGGTCTGCCTGGATGCGCGCGTTCAGTTGCAGTTCGGTCGTAGTTTCTCCTTCGAAGTCGAGATTGCGGCCGCCGCCGAACAGCACCCGGCCCTGCAATTCCCTGAAATAGTAATATCCTTTGTCGAAATGATAAATCCCCTTGAACGGCAAGCCTTTCACGGGTGCCGTCACCAACACCTGCCCGCGGCCGGGGGAAATATCCAGCCCGGAAACTAATGCAGGCGTGAAGGCGTTCGTGCAAACGGCCACGTAATCCGCGGTCAGGGAAAGGCCGCCCTGCAGGTGAACGGTTACGGAGCCGGGAGATTCATCCATCCCCTTCACCTCGCATCCCGTTTTTATTTCTATCCCCCGTTCGATAGCGAGATCGATGAGGGTGCGCATCATTTTTCCGGTGTTCAGTTCTCCTTCGAAATTGTTCTGTACCAGGTGTTTGGCAACGATCCCCATGCCCGGGAGCTTGCCGTCGGCGATGGAAAATGCCGGCCCGGGCAAAATGCCGCCCAGGAGCTCGTTCACTTCATCGAGCCGCGCCAGCGCAGGCGCTTCGGCGTCGGAGATCAACTCGTAACTGCCGTTCTCGCGGTAATCCATCCGGTCGTCGCCGATGCGGGAACGCAGGAGCTGGAGGCCCTTACGCCGCAGGTTCACCAGCTGCACCACCGCGTCGGCGGGCATGTGCTCCAGGTCGTCGAGGATTTCGGTGAGGCTGCCGATGCAGGCGAACCCGGCGTTGCGGGTACTGGCCCCCACGGGCAAAAGCCCCCGTTCCAGCACGGCGATCCGCCGGCGGG
Proteins encoded in this region:
- a CDS encoding glycoside hydrolase family 95 protein; the protein is MKKILVLMMVLGNSALAQQTPQTLWYARPAARWEEALPVGNGRLGAMVYGRTGKEILQVNEESVWAGVKFNDGNANAGQYLDTIRKLIFENKNAEAFALADKYFLATDGSNPPRPARSFRSNQTLMNVNIDYGFDGTEGYRRSLDLQTGVALTTFSVNGVEYRQEVIASNPDNIIAVHISASKPGALNAIISISRPDPRDTAQKLKDAKVTAIGRQLVMDGQIIDKNEKENKGPEGAHMRFAGIVQVTPSGGTAVAKNGTIQVKGAGAVTLYIQGATSYNAAKMDLDPGVAAAMAKCRRLLTAAAAKPYAAIKSKHIADFSPVMQRVSLDLGTSVNASLPTDERLALVRKGGEDADLTELYFQYGRYLLLSSSRGPGVLPANLQGIWNQHLDAPWNADFHTNINLQMNYWPAEVTNLSLTTAPLFDFMDRIRPEGRITAKKMYNARGWVVHHCTDAFGKTGVQNGVGWGTFPMGASWMCLHFWEHFAFTLDYKFLREKAYPIMKEHAEFVEDFLVKSPEGYLVTSPASSPENQFVHPVTGKPTGLTYGPTMDNQILREFLSKCVAAAHALRIDSADAQRWESIIRQLPPTRTGKDGRILEWINEYEEVEPGHRHISHLFGLYPGSEITEQTPSLFEGAMRTLTGRLGKGGGHTGWSRAWIINFYARLKQGDSVYNHMQALLSKSTLPNLFDNHPPFQIDGNFGGTAGIAEALVQSHGAYVELLPALPAQWKTGKVTGLCVRGGFEVDLAWADGQLTAITLRSTTGRNLVLKYGQHLLPLSMERGKTMNVPVEQLL
- a CDS encoding FAD-dependent oxidoreductase, translated to MGASTRNAGFACIGSLTEILDDLEHMPADAVVQLVNLRRKGLQLLRSRIGDDRMDYRENGSYELISDAEAPALARLDEVNELLGGILPGPAFSIADGKLPGMGIVAKHLVQNNFEGELNTGKMMRTLIDLAIERGIEIKTGCEVKGMDESPGSVTVHLQGGLSLTADYVAVCTNAFTPALVSGLDISPGRGQVLVTAPVKGLPFKGIYHFDKGYYYFRELQGRVLFGGGRNLDFEGETTTELQLNARIQADLEEKLRTIILPGRDVTVEHRWSGIMAFGGTKQPVIRAHSDRIFLAVRMGGMGIAIGSEAGRMLAGLVPA